A stretch of Henckelia pumila isolate YLH828 chromosome 4, ASM3356847v2, whole genome shotgun sequence DNA encodes these proteins:
- the LOC140860199 gene encoding uncharacterized protein → MRAEHVGENSTMDVYDVNEQDVEVNEACEEGETTDDEEEGTFLFQGETDPITFVEEDNASELQPYQRLEQMQNDYEILAAKKRCTLDREICEIPAKRFRQEEFLGASFEEIMETINFGMKKRSTKSKQRGRKKGSKNKVNPEVTQKLGDATLHYAHGHFEEAICALKEVIRLAPNLSAPYHQLGLIYKAMNDRKKALNFYMIAAHLTPRDASLWKLLVTWSIELGDKKQANYCLGKAIAADPEDIDLQFQRASLFVELGEHQKAADSYEQISHLYPDNIEVLRIATQLYQKCGQNKRAVCILEDHLRNHNHIGDPVLSLVDLLASILMESDAYDKVLDHIEHAQKIHSAGKEITLSLIIKAGICHVHLRQLEKAEAFFSALQPEHASVHPQLIMDVADSLMTVGQYGSALKYYMMLEGEGDKYNGYLHLKIARCCVSLKKRVQAIEYYYKAIQKLNDGIDARLTLSSLLLEEEREDEAISVLSPPIGSESTLAPSSDESKSWWHSGRIKVKLSQIYKAKGSCEAFVDVIFPVIRETLFLESVQQKVKPKKRLSRNVLSERIKVLDDHQTGGVFHGFRPVASSADLSKASRAKKLLGRKDAIKEAKRAAALADGIDWESDDSDEESPRLFLEPPLPDLVKDEEHHLLILDLCKSLSSLQRYWEALDIINLCLKVECNTFSVGMKEELRTLGARITYNLADPANGWDCVRYLVSQRPYSFAAWSCYYKALSRFGNRCSKHNKFLHSMRTKHKDSVPPILISGHQFTMISQHQAAAREYLEAYRLMPDDPLVNLCAGTALINLALGHRLQNKHQTVLQGLSFLQNNARLCKDNQESLFNIARAYHHVGLVTLAAIFYEKVLAITQNDFPIPKLPDENQDTNTKSRGHCDLRREAAYNLHLIYKKSGASDLARQILKQYVVF, encoded by the exons ATGAGGGCTGAGCATGTGGGAGAAAATTCAACAATGGATGTCTACGATGTGAATG AACAAGATGTTGAAGTCAACGAGGCTTGCGAAGAAGGCGAAACTActgatgatgaagaagagggCACATTCCTGTTTCAAGGGGAAACGGACCCTATTACATTTGTCGAAGAGGACAATGCCTCTGAGCTTCAGCCTTATCAGCGACTTGAACAGATGCAAAATGACTATGAGATCCTGGCAGCCAAGAAGCGCTGCACTCTTGATCGCGAAATATG CGAAATTCCAGCGAAAAGGTTTAGGCAGGAGGAGTTTCTTGGAGCAAGCTTTGAGGAAATAATGGAGACCATCAACTTCGGTATGAAGAAAAGGTCAACAAAG TCTAAACAAAGGGGAAGGAAGAAGGGATCAAAGAACAAAGTCAACCCAGAGGTGACTCAAAAACTTGGTGATGCAACACTCCACTATGCACATGGCCATTTTGAAGAG GCCATATGTGCATTGAAAGAAGTGATTCGCCTTGCTCCGAATCTATCTGCTCCATACCATCAACTTGGACTTATTTACAAGGCAATGAATGATAGGAAGAAGGCCTTAAATTTCTATATGATTGCAGCACATTTGACTCCGAGAGATGCTTCTTTGTGGAAACTCCTTGTCACTTGGTCAAT AGAACTGGGGGACAAGAAGCAGGCAAACTACTGTCTTGGCAAAGCAATAGCAGCAGATCCTGAAGATATTGATCTTCAGTTTCAGCGTGCATCTCTCTTTGTTGAGCTCGGAGAGCATCAAAAGGCTGCTGATTCATATGAGCAAATCTCACACCTTTATCCTGATAATATTGAAGTTCTTAGAATAGCCACACAG CTTTACCAAAAATGTGGGCAAAATAAGCGAGCAGTCTGTATACTGGAGGACCATCTCAGGAATCACAATCACATAGGCGATCCTGTTCTAAGTTTAGTAGATTTGTTGGCTTCGATACTCATGGAAAGTGATGCGTATGACAAAGTTCTTGACCATATTGAACATGCACAGAAGATTCACTCTGCTGGAAAAGAAATTACATTAAGTTTAATAATCAAGGCTGGAATTTGCCATGTTCATCTGAGACAGTTGGAGAAAGCAGAG GCTTTCTTCAGTGCATTACAACCAGAGCATGCCTCTGTTCATCCTCAGTTAATCATGGACGTTGCAGACTCACTAATGACTGTTGGTCAATATGGTTCCGCATTAAAGTACTATATGATGTTAGAAGGAGAGGGGGATAAATATAAT GGCTATTTACATTTGAAAATCGCCAGGTGTTGTGTTTCTTTGAAGAAAAGAGTTCAAGCCATTGAATATTATTACAAAG CTATTCAAAAACTTAATGATGGTATTGATGCTCGCTTGACTTTGTCatctcttcttcttgaagaagaAAGAGAAGATGAAGCAATCTCTGTGCTGTCACCTCCAATAGGATCAG AATCAACCCTTGCCCCAAGTTCAGACGAGTCTAAATCATGGTGGCATAGTGGGAGAATAAAAGTAAAGCTTTCTCAAATTTATAAAGCTAAAGGGTCTTGTGAGGCTTTCGTAGATGTAATTTTCCCTGTAATTCGCGAGACTTTGTTTCTTGAATCAGTTCAACAAAAG GTTAAGCCCAAGAAACGATTGTCTAGAAATGTTCTTTCAGAGAGGATTAAAGTATTGGATGATCATCAGACCGGCGGCGTGTTTCACGGATTTAGGCCCGTGGCCTCATCTGCAGATTT GTCTAAAGCCAGCAGGGCAAAGAAATTGCTTGggagaaaagatgcaataaagGAAGCAAAAAGGGCTGCTGCATTGGCTGATGGAATTGATTGGGAGAGTGATGATTCGGATGAAGAATCTCCG CGATTGTTTCTGGAACCCCCTTTGCCAGATCTTGTAAAAGATGAAGAGCATCATCTTCTGATTTTAGAT TTATGCAAGTCATTATCATCCTTGCAAAGGTATTGGGAGGCATTAGACATCATCAATCTTTGCTTGAAAGTGGAATGCAATACGTTTTCTGTTGGGATGAAGGAGGAGCTTCGAACGCTTGGAGCTC GAATAACATATAATCTTGCTGATCCTGCAAATGGGTGGGATTGCGTGCGTTACCTTGTCAGTCAGCGTCCGTACAGCTTTGCTGCCTGGAGTTGCTACTACAAAGCATTATCAAG ATTTGGCAATCGATGCTCAAAGCACAATAAATTCCTGCATAGCATGCGAACAAAGCACAAAGATTCTGTGCCACCAATTCTTATTTCCGGACATCAGTTTACCATGATTAGTCAGCATCAAGCTGCTGCTCGAGAATATTTGGAAGCTTATAGACTGATGCCTGATGATCCCCTTGTCAATCTTTGTGCCG GAACTGCCTTGATAAACTTAGCTCTAGGCCATAGACTCCAGAACAAGCACCAGACTGTACTGCAAGGACTTTCCTTCCTCCAAAACAACGCCAGGCTTTGTAAAGATAATCAG GAATCATTATTCAACATTGCTCGAGCATACCATCATGTTGGTCTAGTTACTTTGGCTGCCATCTTTTATGAAAAGGTATTGGCGATCACTCAGAACGACTTCCCCATCCCAAAACTTCCAGATGAAAATCAAGATACAAATACTAAAAGTCGAGGCCACTGTGATCTTCGGAGAGAAGCAGCTTATAATCTGCACTTGATCTATAAGAAAAGTGGGGCATCTGATCTTGCTCGGCAGATCTTGAAGCAATACGTTGTCTTCTGA